The DNA segment CCGGCCAGCGTCAAGACTACAGCCCCTGGCAACGAAAGACCTGTCACCAGAACATACACAACCATATACCCGGCAATAAAGCGCCACGGGTTGTTGGTATAGATATCAAGAAGCTGTGCCTGAGACTCTTTCAAATAAGCAAGCGTCAGATATTGATCAAGGTCGAAGTATACAAATAGGCCGACACAAAGAACCCCCACGGCCAAAATAACTATTTTTTGTCCTAGCTTATTCATAACTGTTGCTAAACCATACCCTTTTCAACGTCGTTAACCTGAAACTCAGGTATTGATACTCCCGCCTCAGGTGAATCCTGAACCTGCCGTACAGGCATAACAATGGTCAGACACGGCAATTTCCAGCCCAGGAACAGGAAGCTCTTCAAGCTCGCTGATGTGAATTTGCTGCCCCCCAAGTCCCAGTCCTATGGCCTGATTAAAATCACAGTCATAGAGATACCCATCCCAGCCAACAGATATCAGTGACCTGCACATAACGCCATCCAAAGCGCAGGGGTTTTGACTGTGCGCCAGTTTCTCCATATACGAAACATAATTCCCGGAAGCAACAAGCCATTTCTTAAATCGTCCCAAAGGAACATTGGCAAAAGAAAACAGCTGGTTAAACTCAATACCCCACTTGTTCATCAGAATTTGTCTGAATCTGTCCTCAAGTTGAGACTGATTATTAGGGATAAAAGCACCAGCGGGATTTGAAACCAGATTAAGCTCTAGCCCCGAACCCGTTTTTCCATAGCCTAACCCGTTGAGTCTCTGTAAAACTTCAATGGATTTCAGAAAAATACCCTTACCGCGTTGCGACTCCGCCTGTGTTTCATTCAAAGCTGGAAACGATGCCACAATCACAACTTTCTTATCCAGACAGAGATCAATGAGTTGTTCCCGACCAGGGCCATCCATGGCGGTTAAATTTGAACGCAGCATCACTCTGGCGCCCCTCCCGGATAAGCCACCAAGCAGATCAAGGATGTGCGGGTTCATCTCCGGAGCCCCTCCTGTCACGTCTATGACGCCAAAGGAGAATCGCTTAGAAAGTTCAACTACCTGTGAAACAGTATCTGCAGACATGATTTCCTGCCGAGCCGGTCCCGCCTCAAGATGACAATGCCGACAGGCAAGATTACATAAAAGCCCGACATTTATTTGCAGAACTGTACTTTTGAGCCGGGTCAGCGACAAGCCCCTGCTTTTTAGACTTTGAGAAAATGGTTCAACCATTTGTGGAAGCTTACTGGTCATTTAAAGTAGCACCAAATATGAGTAAGTCTCAGCCTTCAGAAAATCCCCCTGAATCCCCCGTTAAAAAGGGGAACACAGGGGGATTTTTTATTTTATGCACAAATAAAAACTCCTTACAGCCCAACTCTGCGGTTCTGTGGTGCCGCTTAAAATGAGAGTTTTTGAGCAGTATTACGCATCTGCAGCCCATGAACCAGAGAAGCCCCACCCCTGATGGCCGTTGCCACATGGATCGCCTCGGTCATCTCCGCCTTATTCGAGCCTTTTTCCAAACATGTCTGCGTATAGGCATCGATACAATAAGGGCACTGAACAGCATGGGCCACCGCCAAGGCAATAAGGGATTTTTCCCGTTCACTCAACTCGCCCTCAGCAAAGACAGCGTTATAATAATCAAAAAACTTTTTAGCCAATTCCGGCGCTTCTTGGCCGATCTCGGCAAATTTGGGTAGATCTTCAGGCTGATAATACGATTCCATGGCTACTCCGCTATACGTAATTGTCAATTAACCAGAAGATGCATCCACTCTCTGGCACTCTCTGGCCCCCATGAACCGGCTGCGTAAGGTTGAAGGGTGTTCTCGTATTTAGCACAATCACATAAGTCCAAGACAGGGTCCAGAAACGACCAGGCCCGTTCAACTCCCTGCTGGTGCCAGAAAAGCATGTGATCACCTAGAATACAGTCAAACAAAACTTTTTCGTACGAATCAAATGAAAACTCTGT comes from the Desulfobulbaceae bacterium genome and includes:
- the arsS gene encoding arsenosugar biosynthesis radical SAM protein ArsS (Some members of this family are selenoproteins.): MTSKLPQMVEPFSQSLKSRGLSLTRLKSTVLQINVGLLCNLACRHCHLEAGPARQEIMSADTVSQVVELSKRFSFGVIDVTGGAPEMNPHILDLLGGLSGRGARVMLRSNLTAMDGPGREQLIDLCLDKKVVIVASFPALNETQAESQRGKGIFLKSIEVLQRLNGLGYGKTGSGLELNLVSNPAGAFIPNNQSQLEDRFRQILMNKWGIEFNQLFSFANVPLGRFKKWLVASGNYVSYMEKLAHSQNPCALDGVMCRSLISVGWDGYLYDCDFNQAIGLGLGGQQIHISELEELPVPGLEIAVSDHCYACTAGSGFT
- a CDS encoding carboxymuconolactone decarboxylase family protein, encoding MESYYQPEDLPKFAEIGQEAPELAKKFFDYYNAVFAEGELSEREKSLIALAVAHAVQCPYCIDAYTQTCLEKGSNKAEMTEAIHVATAIRGGASLVHGLQMRNTAQKLSF